The following coding sequences lie in one Hippopotamus amphibius kiboko isolate mHipAmp2 chromosome 7, mHipAmp2.hap2, whole genome shotgun sequence genomic window:
- the ACTR2 gene encoding actin-related protein 2 — translation MDSQGRKVVVCDNGTGFVKCGYAGSNFPEHIFPALVGRPIIRSTTKVGNIEIKDLMVGDEASELRSMLEVNYPMENGIVRNWDDMKHLWDYTFGPEKLNIDTRNCKILLTEPPMNPTKNREKIVEVMFETYQFSGVYVAIQAVLTLYAQGLLTGVVVDSGDGVTHICPVYEGFSLPHLTRRLDIAGRDITRYLIKLLLLRGYAFNHSADFETVRMIKEKLCYVGYNIEQEQKLALETTVLVESYTLPDGRIIKVGGERFEAPEALFQPHLINVEGVGVAELLFNTIQAADIDTRSEFYKHIVLSGGSTMYPGLPSRLERELKQLYLERVLKGDVEKLSKFKIRIEDPPRRKHMVFLGGAVLADIMKDKDNFWMTRQEYQEKGVRVLEKLGVTVR, via the exons tttgtgaaGTGTGGATATGCAGGCTCTAACTTTCCAGAACACATCTTCCCAGCTTTGGTTGGAAGACCTATTATCAGATCAACCACCAAAGTGGGAAACATTGAAATcaag GATCTTATGGTTGGTGACGAGGCAAGTGAATTACGCTCAATGTTAGAAGTTAATTACCCTATGGAAAATGGCATAGTACGGAATTGGGATGACATGAAACACCTGTGGGACTATACATTTGGACCAGAGAAACTTAACATAGATACCAGGAATTGTAAAATCTTACTCACAGAACCTCCTATGAACCCAACCAAAAACAGAGAGAAGATTGTAGAG GTAATGTTTGAAACTTACCAGTTTTCTGGCGTGTATGTAGCCATCCAGGCAGTTTTGACTTTGTATGCTCAAG GTTTATTAACTGGAGTAGTGGTGGACTCTGGAGATGGTGTGACTCACATTTGCCCAGTGTATGAAGGCTTTTCTCTCCCTCACCTTACCAGGAGACTAGATATTGCTGGGAGGGATATTACTAGATATCTTATCAAg CTGCTTCTGTTGCGGGGATACGCCTTCAACCATTCTGCTGATTTTGAAACGGTTCGCATGATCAAAGAAAAATTGTGTTATGTGGGCTACAATATTGAGCAAGAGCAGAAACTGGCCTTAGAAACCACAGTGTTAGTTGAATCTTACACA CTCCCAGATGGCCGCATTATCAAAGTCGGGGGAGAGAGATTTGAAGCACCAGAAGCTTTGTTTCAGCCTCACTTAATCAACGTTGAGGGAGTAGGTGTTGCTGAATTGCTTTTTAACACAATCCAGGCAGCTGACATTGATACCAG ATCTGAATTCTATAAGCACATCGTGCTTTCTGGAGGGTCTACTATGTACCCTGGGCTGCCATCACGGTTGGAACGAGAGCTTAAACAGCTTTACTTAGAACGAGTGTTGAAGGGAGATGTGGAAAAACTTTCT AAATTCAAGATCCGCATCGAAGACCCACCCCGCAGAAAGCACATGGtattcctgggtggcgcagttcTAGCGGACATCATGAAGGACAAAGACAACTTCTGGATGACCCGACAGGAATACCAAGAAAAGGGTGTTCGTGTGCTGGAGAAACTCGGGGTGACCGTTCGATAA